One genomic segment of Nitrosopumilus sp. b3 includes these proteins:
- the thsB gene encoding thermosome subunit beta has product MASIQQGPNGPVLVLKESALQQKGKDAQQNNIAAAKLVAELVKSSLGPRGLDKMLVDSLGDVTITNDGATILKEIDVQHPAAKMIVEISKTVDNEVGDGTTSSVVFGGALLARAEDLLKKDVHSSTIVDGFQAAADKTLEIYSQLAKKVLPDDRESLMKIATTSMQSKLISEDSGILSKIVVDAILSIATKKGDVYSVDLENIKVEKKSGGSIQDTQIVKGIVLDKEIVHSGMPTKIENAHIALINSALEIEKTEMSSEIRITDPTQMQMFLEEENRMIKSMVDKLHDVGANVLICQKGIDDIAQHYLAKYGIMAVRRVKESDMIKLSKATGGRVISNLDDLSENDLGSAKLAHQKKVESDKWVFIEGCKHPQSVTMLIRGGSQRVIDEVDRSIHDSLMVVKDVVQKPEIVAGGGAPEAYAASLLKDWADNFDGKEQLAIKKYAEALEVIPLTIAENAGMDPIDTMANLRAKQNQGRKWTGIDARNTQIADMMAINVIEPIAVKEQIIKSATEAACMILRIDDVIATSGAPGGGMQ; this is encoded by the coding sequence ATGGCATCAATTCAACAAGGACCAAATGGACCTGTTTTAGTTCTCAAAGAAAGTGCACTACAGCAAAAAGGTAAAGACGCACAGCAGAATAACATTGCAGCAGCAAAATTAGTTGCAGAATTAGTAAAAAGCAGCCTTGGACCCAGAGGCCTTGATAAAATGTTAGTTGATTCCTTAGGTGATGTTACTATTACAAATGATGGGGCAACCATCCTTAAAGAAATTGATGTTCAACATCCAGCAGCAAAAATGATTGTTGAAATTTCTAAAACTGTTGATAATGAGGTTGGAGATGGTACAACATCTTCAGTAGTTTTTGGAGGTGCACTACTGGCACGCGCAGAAGATCTCCTCAAAAAAGATGTTCATTCATCAACCATTGTAGATGGTTTTCAAGCAGCCGCTGATAAAACTCTTGAAATTTACTCTCAATTAGCAAAAAAAGTTCTACCTGATGATAGAGAATCTCTTATGAAAATTGCAACAACTAGTATGCAATCAAAATTAATCTCTGAAGACAGCGGTATTCTATCAAAAATCGTAGTAGACGCAATTCTCAGCATTGCTACTAAGAAAGGGGATGTTTATTCTGTCGATCTTGAAAATATTAAGGTTGAAAAGAAATCAGGTGGTTCTATTCAGGATACACAAATTGTCAAAGGAATTGTTTTAGACAAAGAAATTGTTCATAGTGGAATGCCTACAAAAATCGAAAATGCACATATTGCATTAATTAATTCTGCATTAGAAATTGAAAAAACTGAAATGAGTTCTGAGATTAGAATTACAGACCCAACTCAAATGCAGATGTTCTTAGAAGAAGAAAATAGAATGATAAAATCTATGGTTGATAAATTACATGATGTTGGCGCTAACGTTTTGATTTGTCAAAAAGGAATTGATGATATTGCACAACATTACCTTGCAAAATATGGAATAATGGCAGTTCGTCGTGTTAAAGAAAGTGACATGATTAAACTATCTAAAGCAACAGGTGGTAGAGTAATTAGTAATCTTGATGATCTTTCAGAAAATGATTTAGGTTCTGCAAAATTAGCTCATCAAAAGAAAGTTGAATCTGATAAATGGGTATTCATTGAGGGCTGTAAGCATCCGCAATCAGTTACTATGTTGATTCGTGGTGGCTCTCAAAGAGTTATTGATGAAGTTGATCGTTCAATTCATGATTCTTTAATGGTTGTAAAAGATGTAGTACAAAAACCTGAAATCGTTGCAGGTGGTGGTGCCCCTGAAGCATATGCTGCATCATTACTAAAAGACTGGGCAGATAATTTTGATGGAAAAGAGCAACTTGCAATTAAAAAATATGCAGAAGCCTTGGAGGTAATCCCATTAACTATTGCTGAAAATGCAGGAATGGATCCTATTGACACTATGGCTAATCTACGAGCAAAACAAAATCAAGGTCGTAAATGGACTGGAATTGATGCTAGAAATACACAGATTGCAGATATGATGGCAATTAATGTTATAGAACCAATTGCAGTTAAAGAGCAAATAATCAAATCAGCTACTGAGGCAGCATGTATGATTCTAAGAATCGA
- a CDS encoding adenine deaminase C-terminal domain-containing protein — protein MGDKKADLILINCNLLSVYTRETLPKTQIAIIHDRIAYVGPDASHTQGPKTTVIDVKNRYVSPGFADPHLHIDQFVLPSEFVKQTLLCGVTSLFSDPIDIVSVAGYKGFQEFLKLGEDLPVRIFQVVPGGLPVDAKFSNSNSLTLSQEKSAIKHPHVLGLGEVFSWTKVTLREPKTMKSISSMLELDCIINGHTAGASEKKLNAYVSSGILSCHEPINFDQVLERLRLGMWIMIREGSIRRDLKEIIPHVLSHGTYLNRLMFCSDGLDPLDIKKFGHIDHCVRESIKLGLKPIDAITMASKNNFDYYNMGKDLGGIAPGKLADILIFDDLKSIKPNKVFVGGKLVVDNGKIVIPIKKKAISPWFKKTIKLKKFSKNDFAIKSKKQDVLANTISMQTEIITKLGSAELHSKEGQISASLDSDIWKVAAFDRIHGTNQHSIGFLENFGADIGAFASTWSFHENDMIVIGSDDSDMAFASNHIIKNQGGLVVVKSGKILASLPLQFAGIVSTDSFEKVSSNFEKINNAIVDLGCKFSRPHLIPLFLPFLALPSVRILSGGIVDVKKRSYIQPIN, from the coding sequence ATGGGTGACAAAAAAGCCGATCTCATTTTAATAAATTGTAATTTACTTTCAGTGTATACCAGAGAAACTCTTCCAAAAACTCAGATTGCAATAATTCATGATAGAATTGCATATGTTGGTCCCGATGCTTCTCACACTCAAGGTCCAAAAACAACTGTGATAGATGTAAAAAATAGATATGTTTCTCCAGGATTTGCAGATCCTCATTTACATATTGATCAATTTGTATTGCCTTCTGAATTTGTAAAACAGACACTTCTTTGTGGTGTCACTTCTTTATTTTCTGATCCAATTGATATTGTTAGTGTTGCAGGGTACAAAGGTTTTCAAGAATTTCTTAAACTTGGAGAAGATCTACCGGTAAGAATTTTTCAAGTTGTACCAGGGGGTTTACCTGTTGATGCAAAATTTAGTAACAGTAACTCACTTACATTATCACAGGAAAAATCTGCAATAAAACATCCGCATGTTCTTGGTTTGGGCGAAGTTTTTTCATGGACCAAAGTAACTCTTCGTGAACCCAAAACAATGAAATCTATTTCATCTATGCTAGAGCTCGATTGCATAATAAATGGTCACACAGCTGGTGCAAGTGAAAAAAAACTTAATGCATACGTCTCTTCTGGTATACTCTCATGTCATGAACCAATCAATTTTGATCAAGTATTAGAAAGATTACGTCTTGGAATGTGGATTATGATAAGAGAGGGTTCTATAAGACGAGATCTGAAGGAAATAATTCCACATGTTTTGTCTCATGGAACCTATCTCAATCGTTTAATGTTCTGCTCTGATGGTCTTGATCCACTTGATATTAAAAAATTCGGTCATATTGATCATTGTGTTAGAGAATCTATCAAACTTGGCCTCAAACCAATTGATGCAATTACAATGGCATCAAAAAATAATTTTGATTATTACAACATGGGCAAAGATCTGGGTGGAATAGCACCTGGGAAATTAGCCGATATTCTAATCTTTGATGATCTAAAATCAATAAAGCCAAACAAAGTCTTTGTGGGAGGAAAATTAGTAGTAGATAATGGAAAGATTGTAATTCCTATCAAGAAAAAAGCAATATCTCCGTGGTTCAAAAAAACTATTAAACTAAAAAAATTCTCAAAAAATGATTTTGCTATAAAATCAAAAAAGCAAGATGTACTTGCAAATACTATTTCTATGCAAACAGAAATCATTACCAAATTAGGTTCTGCCGAACTTCATTCTAAGGAAGGTCAAATTTCTGCATCTTTAGATTCTGATATATGGAAAGTTGCAGCCTTTGATCGAATCCATGGTACAAATCAGCACTCTATTGGATTTCTTGAAAATTTTGGAGCTGATATAGGTGCATTTGCTTCTACTTGGAGTTTTCATGAAAATGATATGATTGTAATTGGTTCTGATGATTCTGACATGGCTTTTGCTTCAAATCATATCATAAAGAATCAAGGTGGACTAGTTGTAGTAAAATCAGGCAAAATTCTGGCATCTTTACCATTACAATTTGCAGGAATTGTTTCTACAGATTCATTTGAAAAAGTTTCATCAAATTTTGAAAAAATCAATAACGCTATTGTTGATTTAGGGTGTAAATTCTCTAGACCTCACCTGATTCCGTTATTCTTGCCCTTCTTGGCTTTACCTTCAGTTAGAATTCTCTCGGGAGGAATTGTTGATGTGAAAAAACGAAGTTACATTCAGCCGATCAACTAA
- a CDS encoding 50S ribosomal protein L44e, with protein sequence MNIPKVIRKYCAKCKTHTEQKVSIYKAGKRRGSARGERRHAERKKGYGGQKFPKLAKPAKVTKKVTPIMTCTVCKKKYNKVGVRIKKFELVAA encoded by the coding sequence ATGAACATCCCTAAGGTGATCAGAAAGTATTGCGCAAAATGTAAAACACATACTGAACAAAAGGTCTCCATTTACAAGGCTGGAAAAAGACGCGGTTCTGCTAGAGGTGAACGCCGACACGCAGAGCGTAAAAAGGGATATGGCGGACAGAAATTTCCAAAATTAGCAAAACCAGCTAAAGTTACAAAGAAAGTTACTCCTATTATGACATGTACTGTTTGTAAAAAGAAATACAATAAAGTGGGTGTTAGAATTAAGAAATTTGAGTTGGTGGCAGCATGA
- a CDS encoding 30S ribosomal protein S27e: MKKDHIEIPKPSSKFQKVNCDECGELQVVYSHASTQVACNSCGNALAEATGSKAKINGKVSGSAE, translated from the coding sequence ATGAAGAAAGATCATATTGAAATTCCAAAACCATCAAGTAAATTCCAAAAAGTCAACTGTGATGAATGTGGTGAATTACAGGTAGTTTATTCGCACGCATCAACTCAAGTTGCATGTAATTCCTGTGGAAATGCTTTAGCAGAAGCAACAGGTTCTAAAGCTAAAATAAATGGCAAAGTCTCAGGCAGTGCTGAGTAA
- a CDS encoding NTP transferase domain-containing protein, which yields MIGIVMAGGKGTRMNLDGEKLLLKYKKPIILHVVDSLKNSNLFSKILAITSINSPKTKKLLEENNIEIFDTPGIGYVEDLNLVLKSLDDKVLITSGDLPLLDDVIIQKIVNQFKSDKTWTSILVTRKFLSSLGLESDYPLNFDNQVCYYTGISLVNSNKISSLDDMKEDYVIIDDKRIAFNLNSKQDYDLLSTA from the coding sequence ATGATTGGTATTGTAATGGCTGGTGGCAAGGGTACTCGTATGAATTTAGATGGCGAGAAACTTTTACTCAAATACAAAAAGCCTATCATCTTACATGTAGTTGATTCATTAAAAAATTCAAATTTATTTTCAAAAATTTTAGCCATCACTAGTATTAATTCACCTAAAACAAAAAAATTACTAGAAGAAAATAATATTGAAATTTTTGACACTCCTGGAATTGGATATGTTGAAGATCTAAATTTAGTTCTAAAATCCTTAGATGATAAAGTTTTGATTACTTCTGGTGATTTGCCGTTACTGGATGATGTAATTATTCAAAAAATTGTAAATCAATTCAAGTCTGATAAAACATGGACTAGCATTCTTGTAACTAGAAAATTTTTATCTTCACTTGGACTTGAATCTGATTACCCACTAAATTTTGATAATCAAGTATGCTATTACACTGGAATCTCTTTAGTAAATTCCAATAAAATTTCATCACTAGATGATATGAAAGAAGATTATGTCATTATAGATGATAAAAGAATTGCATTTAATCTAAATTCAAAACAGGATTATGATTTACTCAGCACTGCCTGA
- the cobS gene encoding adenosylcobinamide-GDP ribazoletransferase yields the protein MLKEIGSVFSFLTIFPASNATLENIAKFMYLFPIVGIAIGLLVGSIGFGLSFFLDPLLVSLLVVSSIAIVTGIHHADGLADFADGLMVKGSKDKKLKAMKDLSTGSAGIVGIVLYLIGLIVTISLTTGFDLFKAILISEILAKFSMVLMASLGNSASLGSNSSFVQIMKDKKKLAAAFIIMLIPVIAIGETTGLVMLGVTVTLTIFLLAISTRSFGGITGDVLGATNELTRLASLMVFVSI from the coding sequence ATGCTTAAAGAGATTGGATCTGTTTTTTCCTTCTTGACAATATTTCCTGCTTCAAATGCAACATTAGAAAATATTGCAAAATTCATGTATCTTTTCCCTATTGTTGGAATTGCTATTGGTCTTTTAGTTGGTTCCATAGGCTTTGGTCTGTCCTTCTTTTTAGATCCATTACTTGTTAGCTTGCTAGTGGTATCATCAATTGCTATTGTAACTGGAATTCATCATGCAGACGGATTAGCTGATTTTGCTGATGGGTTGATGGTCAAAGGTAGTAAAGACAAAAAACTCAAAGCAATGAAAGATCTTTCTACAGGTTCTGCTGGAATTGTTGGTATTGTATTATACCTAATTGGTTTGATAGTTACAATTTCTCTTACTACTGGATTTGATCTGTTTAAAGCTATTTTGATAAGTGAAATTTTAGCAAAATTCTCAATGGTATTGATGGCAAGTCTGGGAAATTCAGCATCATTAGGATCAAATTCATCTTTTGTCCAAATAATGAAAGATAAGAAAAAACTTGCTGCTGCATTCATAATTATGCTTATTCCTGTGATTGCTATTGGAGAAACTACTGGATTAGTAATGCTTGGAGTAACAGTAACTTTAACTATTTTTCTTTTAGCAATTTCTACTCGTAGTTTTGGAGGAATTACCGGTGATGTACTTGGTGCAACAAATGAACTTACAAGATTGGCTTCATTGATGGTGTTTGTATCTATATGA